From a region of the Verrucomicrobiota bacterium genome:
- a CDS encoding HEAT repeat domain-containing protein, whose amino-acid sequence HRNPQQAAPNKPKLRHAGYLRDWLICGEFEGDDHDVIAHDPIHELWTSIQVQGRALSPEERAFPGGEQALMPREGDELMGKRWTRHTPTRDLVGDTGVHDGELDLIFLRRGGGEGPFPIRRRNVYVYAASYVWSPESQDATIWAGAPSPFKLYLNDEECFRCGRGTGQDDAVRDVRLRKGWNRVLVQTTDQAEDEWMFSVKFTDRDRNDLPALKVSSTRPEELNPETMLFDADEAGPCVPPIGVPLTHYSWAGDVADDWWGVLPVLNEQHFEAMLGQRGVRIDGSYGLERTEDGPDHSQYDKVMLVDVSAIKGIQSRVTTTPSQYDSLLNNLINWSIETTALVRYADPATGKPRDLLFVRIDMVEPYIELIDVADERPLRDSIIGVILRDTKQAVVFDTYLGEPLPANELSMLSVRDGAVSLRAWPSVPRVVRGEPLTLNLEAKYAPPESENAPDLEDVELSLVPQRRPETADTIEFGTGYSSSTPWAKAGMAPLIAPEIDTTTLRAGVSTFVGAVSYTIDGERRTLSRPVPIPVFDPVDVTLNINGSSLLTTPHATAVVLVQNNLTKTARGSVRLDLPKGWTAKPAKQSFALAKQDDEVRVEFALTLSPDTPSTTVVLRAVADVGAARGVTSTGEHQVQVALGDALIDEDFEHEIPSDFAVTNGLYKVSLAHQDRAEPVAYKGSTCLLVQDSGGARYGHVYMFGKDRFWPAGRRKPHTTYTFDTNDYPIVEWWMRSNAVDANLGINVRIETGHDQRWCGVLLHGLWEQQWDHSQRIATIPFTPDRRWHKITINLDELLDAYLGDEPHLVSEIRFGDTRIFASGWWFDASKYSHYIDEFTIRKARSDEAHVTPAQVLRLEGEDRPPAFELPEPHGDVALTVRPREVSTTQNEAIFLDGWISNLGTSPVAVPRFPESGRFAIKLVDEQGNNVFDDQAGGWLDVSPSEPAGELVTLKTNESTRWSREHDGAILLGKPVEEFFRKKTGSSLVPAGTYRLSAKVVCGEQTEVVSNTIPLVVTPSPTKEQLLAQLQSPFERDRARAVTALHRAGYADALPAIAAMLTDTDATVRLNAAYAIGEIGGSTRRLDMDRLRSEFGTSRDEAAGRLATLNETWNPVVDALIRTLDDENWRVGEYAGFALAKIGDVRGIEPLSSRLTNASPWLRRRAAEALAEYWVHMPPDANDADGRRAAVDAVVLAFDRLVAATDNEMSSTRLAAYQACRKFIGRPEWSGEGEALARDKLVPVIRKAFTDPCWNVRVEAAAWAAEWPGTDLSLELTAMLRDPDWIAREHLAGRLADLANRRGDDAVNAARAAAETEGEALSNEQVNTIVLAAKRPEIAMLKTLLADERIEVRWAAVRALHRLNTGQTIEELTGRDAHSWRAMTN is encoded by the coding sequence CACCGCAACCCGCAGCAGGCCGCGCCCAACAAGCCCAAGCTGCGCCACGCCGGCTACCTGCGTGACTGGCTCATCTGCGGCGAGTTCGAGGGCGACGACCACGACGTCATCGCGCACGATCCCATCCACGAGCTCTGGACGAGCATCCAGGTCCAGGGCCGCGCCCTCTCGCCCGAGGAGCGGGCCTTCCCCGGTGGCGAGCAGGCCCTCATGCCGCGTGAGGGCGACGAGCTCATGGGCAAGCGATGGACGCGGCACACGCCGACGCGCGACCTGGTCGGCGACACCGGCGTTCACGACGGGGAACTCGATCTCATCTTCCTGCGCCGCGGCGGCGGCGAGGGTCCGTTCCCCATCCGGCGCAGGAACGTCTACGTCTACGCGGCGAGCTACGTCTGGTCGCCCGAGTCGCAGGACGCCACGATCTGGGCGGGCGCGCCGTCGCCGTTCAAGCTCTACCTCAACGACGAGGAGTGCTTCCGCTGTGGCCGCGGCACAGGCCAGGACGATGCCGTGCGCGATGTGCGCCTGCGCAAGGGCTGGAACCGCGTACTCGTGCAGACGACCGATCAGGCCGAGGACGAGTGGATGTTCTCCGTCAAGTTCACCGACCGCGACCGCAACGACCTGCCTGCGCTCAAGGTCTCTTCGACGCGGCCGGAGGAGCTCAACCCGGAGACCATGCTGTTCGACGCCGACGAAGCCGGACCTTGCGTCCCGCCGATCGGCGTGCCGCTCACGCACTACTCGTGGGCGGGCGACGTCGCTGACGACTGGTGGGGCGTGTTGCCCGTGCTCAACGAGCAGCACTTCGAGGCGATGCTCGGCCAGCGCGGCGTGCGCATCGACGGGAGCTACGGCCTCGAACGCACCGAGGACGGCCCCGACCACAGCCAGTACGACAAGGTGATGCTCGTCGACGTCTCGGCGATCAAGGGCATTCAGTCGCGCGTGACGACCACCCCGAGCCAGTACGACTCGCTGCTCAACAACCTGATCAACTGGTCAATCGAGACAACGGCCCTGGTGCGTTACGCCGACCCGGCGACCGGCAAGCCGCGCGATCTGCTGTTCGTCCGCATCGACATGGTCGAGCCGTACATCGAGCTGATCGACGTGGCCGACGAGCGGCCTCTGCGCGACAGCATCATCGGCGTCATTCTGCGCGACACGAAGCAGGCGGTGGTGTTCGACACCTACCTGGGCGAGCCGCTGCCGGCCAACGAGCTGTCGATGCTCAGCGTGCGGGACGGCGCGGTCTCGCTGCGCGCGTGGCCGAGCGTACCGCGCGTCGTGCGCGGCGAGCCGCTCACGCTCAACCTCGAGGCGAAGTACGCGCCACCGGAGAGCGAGAACGCGCCCGACCTTGAGGATGTCGAGCTTTCGCTCGTGCCGCAACGACGCCCCGAGACGGCCGACACGATCGAGTTCGGCACCGGCTACTCGAGCAGCACGCCATGGGCCAAGGCCGGCATGGCCCCCCTCATCGCGCCCGAGATCGACACGACCACGCTCCGGGCCGGCGTCAGCACGTTCGTGGGTGCGGTCAGCTACACGATCGACGGCGAGCGGCGCACGCTGAGCCGCCCGGTGCCCATCCCCGTGTTCGATCCGGTCGATGTAACGCTCAATATCAACGGGAGCTCCCTGCTCACCACACCGCACGCGACCGCTGTCGTCCTCGTACAGAACAACCTCACCAAGACGGCGCGAGGTTCGGTGCGGCTCGATCTGCCCAAGGGCTGGACGGCGAAACCGGCAAAGCAGTCGTTCGCCCTCGCCAAGCAGGACGACGAGGTCCGTGTCGAGTTCGCGCTGACGCTGTCGCCCGACACGCCGAGCACGACAGTCGTGCTGCGCGCCGTCGCCGACGTCGGCGCGGCCCGAGGCGTCACGAGCACGGGTGAACACCAGGTCCAAGTCGCGCTCGGCGACGCGCTCATCGACGAAGACTTCGAGCACGAGATCCCGAGCGACTTCGCCGTAACCAACGGGCTCTACAAGGTCTCGCTTGCCCACCAGGACCGCGCTGAGCCGGTCGCCTACAAAGGCTCGACGTGCCTGCTCGTGCAGGACAGCGGCGGCGCGCGCTACGGCCACGTCTACATGTTCGGCAAGGACCGCTTCTGGCCCGCCGGCCGCCGCAAGCCGCACACAACCTACACGTTCGACACGAACGACTACCCGATCGTCGAGTGGTGGATGCGCTCAAACGCCGTCGACGCCAACCTCGGGATCAACGTCCGAATCGAGACCGGCCACGACCAGCGATGGTGCGGCGTGCTTCTGCACGGCCTGTGGGAACAGCAGTGGGACCACAGCCAACGCATCGCCACGATCCCGTTCACGCCCGACCGGCGCTGGCACAAGATCACCATCAACCTCGACGAGTTGCTCGACGCCTACCTCGGCGACGAGCCGCACCTCGTCAGCGAGATCCGCTTCGGGGACACGCGGATCTTCGCCTCCGGCTGGTGGTTCGACGCGAGCAAGTACAGCCACTACATCGACGAGTTCACTATCCGCAAGGCCCGCTCCGACGAGGCGCACGTGACCCCCGCCCAGGTGCTGCGCCTTGAAGGCGAGGACCGCCCGCCGGCGTTCGAGTTGCCCGAGCCGCATGGCGACGTGGCGCTCACGGTCCGCCCGCGCGAAGTGAGCACGACGCAGAACGAAGCCATCTTCCTGGACGGCTGGATCTCGAACCTCGGGACCTCGCCGGTCGCCGTGCCACGCTTCCCGGAGAGCGGCCGGTTCGCCATCAAGCTCGTCGACGAGCAGGGCAACAACGTGTTCGACGACCAGGCCGGCGGCTGGCTGGACGTCTCGCCCAGCGAACCGGCGGGCGAGCTCGTCACGCTCAAGACCAACGAGAGCACGAGGTGGAGCCGCGAGCACGACGGCGCCATCCTGCTCGGCAAGCCCGTCGAGGAGTTCTTCAGGAAGAAGACCGGCTCCTCTCTTGTTCCCGCCGGCACGTACCGGCTGTCGGCGAAGGTCGTGTGTGGAGAACAGACGGAAGTCGTCTCGAACACGATCCCACTTGTCGTCACACCGTCACCGACGAAGGAGCAATTGCTCGCGCAGCTCCAGAGCCCGTTCGAGCGCGACCGCGCACGGGCCGTGACGGCTCTGCACCGCGCCGGCTATGCCGACGCTCTGCCGGCAATCGCCGCCATGCTCACCGACACGGACGCGACCGTGCGCCTCAACGCGGCCTACGCCATCGGCGAGATTGGCGGCAGCACCCGCCGGCTGGACATGGACCGTCTGCGGAGCGAGTTCGGCACAAGCCGCGACGAGGCTGCCGGACGGCTCGCAACGCTCAACGAGACGTGGAATCCCGTCGTCGACGCGCTCATCAGAACGCTCGACGACGAGAACTGGCGCGTCGGCGAGTACGCGGGCTTTGCCCTCGCGAAGATCGGTGATGTGCGCGGCATCGAGCCGCTGTCGAGCCGCCTCACGAACGCCTCGCCATGGCTGCGCAGACGCGCGGCCGAGGCGCTCGCCGAGTACTGGGTCCATATGCCGCCCGACGCGAACGACGCCGACGGACGCCGCGCGGCCGTTGATGCGGTCGTGCTCGCCTTCGACCGGCTCGTCGCGGCAACGGACAACGAGATGTCCTCGACGCGGCTCGCCGCCTACCAAGCCTGTCGGAAGTTCATCGGCCGGCCCGAATGGTCGGGCGAGGGCGAGGCGCTTGCCCGGGACAAGCTTGTCCCCGTGATCCGCAAGGCGTTCACCGATCCTTGCTGGAACGTGCGGGTCGAGGCCGCCGCCTGGGCCGCCGAGTGGCCCGGAACCGACTTGTCGCTGGAGCTCACGGCGATGCTCAGGGATCCGGACTGGATCGCCCGCGAGCACCTGGCCGGCCGGCTGGCCGATCTCGCCAACCGCCGCGGCGACGATGCCGTCAACGCAGCGCGCGCCGCGGCCGAGACGGAAGGCGAGGCGCTCTCCAACGAGCAAGTGAACACCATTGTGCTCGCGGCCAAGCGGCCGGAGATCGCCATGCTCAAGACGCTGCTCGCCGACGAGCGCATCGAGGTTCGGTGGGCGGCCGTCCGGGCGCTGCACCGGCTCAACACCGGCCAAACGATCGAGGAGCTCACAGGCCGCGACGCCCACTCCTGGCGCGCCATGACAAACTAG
- the mgtE gene encoding magnesium transporter — protein MMESNVQDQPPVEESARRIERLLEAGHLEEVHAFLRRFHAADVAEILAELETPALVKAFAVMVPHRAADVLDEFDDETYGALLDALGDERLTRILNALPPDEATDVLGTLPRKRAAHLLHAMAPEQRELVRALVRYAPDTAGGIMSSKMVPIAVGMNVGEATRMCRQQFDRHTPGLLFVTDETGRLVGSLRVRDLLFSPEEKPVGSIMAADVPRVRTDTDQEEVGNLFRKYDLLALPVVDEADRLVGVITVDDVLEVIEEEDSEDIHRMAGTAEREPFTEPLWKKAFARLPWLGVTFVGELVLVVFLKMFGTPLQESLVIAAFLPLQVAMAGNVALQISTVLVRGLAVGDIEPHDLFYNMRREVPVALLLGLVFSLLAGTSAGLLAGKSVIGLIIGVAMASAVLIASVNAVLIPLICSRLGIDPAVVSGPFVTVLNDLLGGVIYILVGVLVLSG, from the coding sequence ATGATGGAATCCAACGTACAGGACCAGCCGCCGGTCGAGGAATCGGCGCGCCGCATCGAGAGGCTGCTCGAGGCCGGGCATCTCGAGGAGGTCCACGCCTTCCTGCGCCGTTTCCATGCTGCTGACGTGGCCGAGATCCTCGCTGAGCTCGAGACCCCGGCGCTCGTCAAGGCCTTTGCCGTCATGGTGCCGCATCGCGCCGCCGACGTGCTCGACGAGTTCGACGACGAGACGTACGGGGCGCTGCTCGATGCGCTCGGTGACGAGCGGCTGACGCGCATCCTCAACGCGCTCCCGCCCGACGAGGCAACCGACGTGCTCGGCACGCTGCCGCGCAAGCGGGCGGCGCACCTGCTCCACGCCATGGCGCCCGAGCAGCGCGAGCTTGTCCGCGCGCTCGTGCGGTACGCGCCCGACACCGCCGGCGGCATCATGAGCTCCAAGATGGTGCCGATCGCGGTGGGCATGAACGTCGGCGAGGCGACGCGCATGTGCCGCCAGCAGTTCGACCGTCACACGCCCGGCCTGCTCTTTGTCACGGACGAAACGGGCCGGCTGGTCGGAAGCCTGCGCGTGCGCGACCTGCTGTTTTCGCCCGAGGAGAAGCCGGTCGGCTCGATCATGGCGGCCGATGTGCCGCGCGTGCGCACCGACACCGACCAGGAGGAGGTCGGCAACCTGTTCCGCAAGTACGACCTGCTCGCGCTGCCTGTGGTTGACGAGGCGGACCGGCTCGTCGGCGTGATTACCGTCGACGACGTGCTCGAGGTCATCGAGGAAGAGGACAGCGAGGACATCCACCGCATGGCCGGCACGGCCGAGCGCGAGCCGTTCACCGAGCCACTGTGGAAGAAGGCGTTCGCGCGGCTGCCCTGGCTCGGGGTGACCTTCGTCGGCGAGTTGGTGCTCGTCGTGTTCCTCAAGATGTTCGGTACGCCGCTGCAGGAGTCACTGGTGATCGCTGCGTTCCTGCCGTTGCAGGTGGCGATGGCGGGCAACGTGGCGCTGCAGATCTCGACGGTGCTCGTCCGAGGGCTCGCCGTGGGCGACATCGAGCCGCACGACCTTTTCTACAACATGCGGCGCGAGGTTCCGGTGGCCCTGCTGCTCGGACTTGTTTTCAGCCTGCTCGCCGGCACATCGGCCGGATTGCTCGCCGGCAAGTCGGTCATCGGGCTGATCATCGGCGTGGCGATGGCGAGCGCCGTACTGATCGCCTCGGTCAACGCGGTGCTCATCCCGCTTATCTGCTCGCGTCTGGGCATCGACCCGGCCGTCGTGAGCGGCCCGTTCGTCACCGTCCTCAACGACCTCCTGGGCGGCGTCATCTACATCCTCGTTGGCGTCCTCGTCCTGAGCGGATAA
- the guaA gene encoding glutamine-hydrolyzing GMP synthase, whose translation MAQFETVAVLDFGSQYSQLIARRVRENNVYSEIVGHDIGADELRAKGVRGIILSGGPSSVHDAGAPRCNRALFELGIPVLGICYGMQLMALELGGSVERSDHREYGRAELSVVEADSILAGLHPAETVWMSHGDRVTKLPRGFRAIGETLHAPYAAARDASGALFGLQFHPEVIHTPNGNTILRNFLYDVCGCAGDWTVESFLEVSKREIKARVGAEKVVLGLSGGVDSSVTAMLLHETLGEQLTCIFVDSGLLRKNEPTEVQERFARHFGIHLHVEDASKAFLEALAGVVDPEEKRRTIGAQFIRAFERACRKVGDAKYLAQGTLYPDVIESHSPRGGPSAVIKTHHNVGGLPEDLGFELIEPLRDLFKDEVRNLGKELGLPEETVWRHPFPGPGLAVRILGEVTEERCTLLREADWRFIEELTNAGYYREVAQAFVVLLPVKSVGVMGDGRTYENVAAIRAVTTTDFMTADWAQLPYDLLGRVSNRIINEVRGINRVVYDISSKPPSTIEWE comes from the coding sequence GTGGCCCAATTCGAAACCGTAGCCGTCCTCGACTTCGGCAGCCAGTACAGCCAGCTCATCGCGCGGCGCGTGCGCGAGAATAACGTGTACTCGGAGATCGTCGGCCACGACATCGGCGCCGACGAACTGCGCGCCAAGGGTGTGCGCGGCATCATCCTGTCCGGCGGCCCCTCGAGCGTGCACGATGCCGGGGCGCCGCGCTGCAACCGCGCCCTCTTCGAACTCGGGATCCCCGTGCTCGGCATCTGCTACGGCATGCAGCTCATGGCGCTCGAGCTCGGCGGCAGCGTCGAGCGTAGCGATCACCGCGAGTACGGCCGCGCCGAGCTAAGCGTCGTCGAAGCCGACTCGATCCTCGCCGGCCTCCACCCGGCCGAAACGGTCTGGATGAGCCACGGCGACCGCGTCACGAAGCTGCCGCGCGGCTTCCGCGCGATCGGCGAGACCTTGCACGCGCCGTATGCCGCCGCACGCGATGCGAGCGGCGCACTCTTCGGCCTCCAGTTCCATCCGGAGGTCATCCATACGCCCAACGGCAACACCATCCTGCGCAACTTCCTCTACGACGTCTGCGGCTGCGCGGGCGATTGGACGGTCGAGTCGTTTCTCGAAGTGTCAAAGCGCGAAATCAAGGCGCGCGTCGGCGCCGAGAAGGTTGTCCTGGGCCTGAGCGGCGGCGTCGACTCGTCGGTAACCGCCATGCTGCTGCACGAAACGCTCGGCGAGCAGCTCACGTGCATCTTCGTCGACAGCGGCCTGCTGCGCAAGAACGAGCCCACGGAAGTCCAAGAGCGCTTCGCGCGCCACTTCGGCATCCACCTCCATGTCGAAGACGCGAGCAAGGCATTTCTCGAGGCGCTCGCGGGCGTCGTCGATCCGGAAGAGAAGCGCCGCACCATCGGCGCGCAGTTCATCCGCGCCTTCGAGCGCGCATGCCGCAAGGTGGGCGACGCGAAGTACCTCGCCCAAGGCACGCTGTACCCCGACGTGATCGAGAGCCACTCGCCGCGAGGCGGCCCGTCGGCAGTCATCAAGACGCACCACAATGTCGGCGGCCTGCCCGAGGACCTCGGGTTCGAGCTGATCGAGCCGTTGCGCGACCTCTTCAAGGACGAGGTCCGCAATCTCGGCAAGGAACTCGGTTTGCCCGAAGAGACCGTGTGGCGCCACCCGTTCCCCGGCCCGGGGCTCGCCGTGCGCATCCTGGGCGAGGTGACCGAGGAGCGCTGCACTCTGCTGCGCGAGGCCGACTGGCGTTTCATCGAGGAACTGACCAACGCCGGCTACTACCGCGAGGTCGCGCAGGCGTTTGTCGTGCTGCTGCCGGTCAAATCCGTCGGCGTCATGGGCGACGGCCGCACCTACGAGAACGTCGCCGCCATCCGCGCCGTCACCACAACCGATTTCATGACGGCCGACTGGGCCCAGCTCCCCTACGACCTGCTCGGCCGAGTCTCCAACCGCATCATCAACGAGGTGCGCGGCATCAACCGCGTCGTCTACGACATCTCGTCGAAGCCGCCGAGCACCATCGAGTGGGAATAG
- a CDS encoding fused MFS/spermidine synthase, whose protein sequence is MPDSPDTKPIGPGQRLVVLVLFFASGFAALVYEVVWSRLLHQALGATVYAVSAVLAAFMGGMAVGAFVIGRWVDRRRDPLRVFALLELGVLACVAAVPYVLSGLFGPLYGAMFRALGAGHVLLLPTRFMVGAFVVAVPAALMGGTLPVMARLLVRRSGIGITVSALYTVNTLGAVLGSFMAGFVMLPAVGLANTTRFAAAVTLAVAAVAFMLSGVVQRREPFDEAALSGPGNDVAQAPFLSAGQQRLVLVLFGVSGFTALAYEVVWTRLLVFFVQNSTYAFSMMLTVYLLGIALGSALHNVLIRGTRCPARWFFRLELLLALAVAYGLLVAPAVRHVTARIESAPFAAGALTAFLRAAALMLVPTVLLGMIFPVVTALVVDVPRRTGGSVGRAYFANTVGAVLGSILAAFLLVPALGVRVSLVVLACINVLIALGLVASQRRLDPGGRRGASGAWLAVAIVLLVVPVWRSSRSFRTLFLADPDATLAYLDEGVGGTVTVEQYPSHKTISIDGTNVAGTNLAFETTQKLQAHLALLIHPAPKDVLQIGFGSGGTAYSASLHPVERIDCIELMPAIVTAASQFDEANHGVLRDPRVHVAIEDARAVMRHSRQLYDVILSDSTHPIFAGNGALYTVEYFRDCAARLKPGGVFSTWLPVHNLRFEDYTAILRSLRTAFPYVYVWHTAVGRNEWTIVSAFTRPANARNPLSLSYSELERRMGEPTLAGDLATIGFTDPVGLMGLYLLGPAEVDALVKTPGRFNTDDNASIEFVAAHAANNAPREVLFAEAYTKLVSMRPPGAVFLDLMDFDDTRGRETVRRIAQRWWSSNRVLRGRLFELAGQVHRARAEWHRALGDDPANEVARDLLGMTERALDDAKGLTPPAASWVEIGLYHLGHAEEAGEARTAQLEKAVAAFENALDHDAHYTAAYDHLARTNFKLGRLDDAIDVTVRLRRNAPTPSALAFIGGFRRLISVQRRLLIDPADTLALVELARTAEGLQDDDLAARALERVAGESTARLNELIRIEMIRGNYGRALEHTERLVELDPADAAARQMMRRIHLEADSSIRTVAERLPRPEPPRAARTREEKAASHSVLGLARWEDLDFAAAEREMRRAIRLDERFAEPYVALAQMAEFTGKYDAGLAALGDLHRVLMPEQWETLAGPLERRLTALKALKEAGAEPTAEQLQRVASTYAHGSGLDEERLLYLLRAVEQDPGNADLLWDVALTYQATAQYDRAIDSFQKALAAIEQAGGKPTVRQLSWVGLTYVSARRYDDALDFMLKASAEYPNDTTLLLNIAGCYRMTHELDKAIEYYEKALAIDPANADANRLLDETRAEMTTSADDEAPPHDTE, encoded by the coding sequence ATGCCGGACAGCCCCGACACGAAGCCGATCGGACCCGGCCAGCGGCTTGTTGTGTTGGTCTTGTTCTTCGCGTCGGGCTTCGCGGCGCTCGTCTACGAGGTCGTCTGGTCGCGGCTGCTGCACCAGGCGCTCGGGGCGACCGTGTACGCCGTGAGCGCCGTGCTGGCCGCGTTTATGGGCGGCATGGCCGTCGGCGCGTTTGTTATCGGCCGCTGGGTGGACCGCCGGCGCGATCCGCTCCGTGTTTTCGCGCTGCTCGAGCTCGGGGTGCTCGCCTGCGTCGCTGCCGTGCCGTACGTGCTCTCGGGGCTCTTCGGGCCGCTCTATGGTGCGATGTTCCGCGCGCTGGGGGCGGGTCACGTGCTGTTGCTGCCGACGCGGTTTATGGTCGGCGCGTTCGTCGTTGCCGTGCCGGCGGCGTTGATGGGCGGGACCTTGCCGGTGATGGCGCGGCTGCTGGTGCGCCGCAGCGGCATCGGCATCACGGTGAGCGCGCTCTACACGGTCAACACGCTCGGCGCCGTCCTCGGCAGCTTCATGGCAGGCTTTGTTATGTTGCCCGCTGTCGGGCTGGCCAACACGACACGCTTCGCGGCCGCTGTGACACTTGCCGTGGCGGCTGTCGCCTTCATGTTGAGCGGCGTCGTGCAGCGGCGCGAGCCATTCGACGAGGCGGCGTTGTCCGGGCCGGGGAACGATGTGGCACAGGCACCGTTTCTCTCCGCGGGGCAGCAGCGGCTCGTGCTTGTCCTGTTCGGCGTGTCGGGCTTCACGGCGCTTGCCTATGAGGTCGTCTGGACGCGGCTGCTCGTGTTCTTCGTGCAGAACTCGACGTACGCCTTCTCGATGATGCTGACCGTCTACCTGCTCGGCATCGCCCTGGGCAGCGCGCTGCACAACGTGTTGATCCGCGGCACGCGATGTCCCGCACGGTGGTTCTTTCGTCTCGAGCTGTTGCTGGCGCTTGCGGTGGCGTACGGATTGCTCGTCGCGCCGGCGGTGCGGCACGTCACGGCCCGCATCGAATCGGCGCCATTTGCCGCGGGGGCGCTCACCGCGTTCCTGCGTGCGGCGGCGCTCATGCTTGTGCCCACGGTGCTGCTCGGCATGATCTTCCCGGTGGTGACGGCGCTTGTCGTTGACGTGCCGCGTCGAACGGGCGGCAGCGTCGGGCGCGCGTACTTCGCCAACACGGTCGGCGCCGTGCTCGGCTCGATTCTGGCGGCGTTTCTGCTTGTCCCCGCGCTGGGCGTGCGCGTCTCGCTCGTCGTGCTCGCATGTATCAACGTGCTCATCGCGCTGGGGTTGGTCGCGTCGCAGCGCCGGCTCGACCCCGGCGGCAGGCGCGGGGCAAGCGGTGCTTGGCTCGCCGTGGCCATCGTGCTGCTCGTCGTGCCGGTGTGGCGGAGTTCGCGCTCGTTCCGCACGCTGTTCCTGGCGGACCCGGATGCCACGCTCGCATACCTCGATGAGGGCGTTGGCGGCACGGTGACCGTCGAGCAGTACCCGTCGCACAAGACGATCTCGATCGACGGCACGAACGTGGCCGGCACAAACCTTGCGTTCGAAACGACGCAGAAGCTTCAGGCGCATCTTGCGCTCCTGATCCACCCGGCGCCGAAGGACGTGCTGCAGATCGGCTTCGGCTCGGGCGGCACGGCGTACTCGGCGAGCCTGCACCCTGTCGAGCGTATCGATTGCATCGAGCTTATGCCGGCGATCGTGACTGCGGCGAGCCAGTTCGACGAGGCCAACCACGGGGTGCTCCGTGATCCGCGCGTGCATGTTGCCATCGAGGACGCACGCGCCGTCATGCGCCACAGTCGGCAGCTCTATGACGTGATCCTGTCGGATTCCACGCACCCGATCTTCGCGGGCAACGGCGCGCTCTACACGGTCGAGTACTTCCGCGACTGCGCGGCGCGGCTCAAGCCGGGCGGGGTGTTCTCGACGTGGCTGCCCGTCCACAACCTGCGGTTCGAGGACTATACGGCCATCCTGCGCAGCCTGCGTACGGCGTTCCCGTACGTCTACGTGTGGCACACGGCCGTCGGGCGCAACGAGTGGACCATCGTCAGCGCGTTCACCAGACCGGCGAACGCGCGCAACCCGCTCTCTCTGTCCTACAGTGAGCTCGAGAGGCGCATGGGCGAGCCGACGCTTGCCGGCGATCTGGCGACGATCGGCTTCACGGACCCCGTCGGCCTCATGGGCCTCTACCTGCTCGGGCCAGCTGAGGTGGACGCCCTTGTCAAGACGCCGGGGCGGTTCAACACGGACGACAACGCGTCTATCGAGTTCGTCGCCGCGCACGCGGCCAACAACGCCCCGCGTGAGGTGCTCTTTGCCGAGGCGTATACGAAACTCGTCTCGATGCGGCCGCCGGGCGCCGTGTTTCTCGATCTCATGGACTTCGATGACACGCGCGGCCGCGAGACCGTTCGGCGGATTGCCCAACGCTGGTGGAGTTCGAACCGCGTGCTGCGCGGGCGGCTCTTCGAGTTGGCCGGCCAGGTGCATCGCGCTCGCGCGGAATGGCACCGCGCGCTAGGCGACGATCCGGCAAATGAGGTCGCCCGCGACCTGCTCGGGATGACGGAGCGTGCGCTTGACGACGCGAAGGGACTGACACCGCCGGCCGCGTCGTGGGTCGAGATCGGCCTCTACCATCTCGGCCACGCAGAGGAGGCGGGGGAGGCGCGCACGGCTCAGCTCGAGAAGGCCGTCGCGGCGTTCGAGAACGCGCTCGATCACGACGCGCACTACACGGCCGCCTACGATCACCTCGCTCGCACCAACTTCAAGCTTGGCCGGCTCGACGACGCGATCGACGTGACCGTGCGCCTGCGCCGCAACGCCCCGACGCCGTCGGCGCTTGCGTTCATCGGGGGCTTCCGTCGCTTGATCTCCGTGCAGCGCCGGCTTCTGATCGACCCGGCCGATACCCTGGCGTTAGTCGAGCTGGCGCGGACGGCCGAAGGGCTGCAGGATGACGACCTTGCTGCGCGCGCGCTGGAGCGTGTGGCCGGCGAATCTACCGCCCGTCTCAACGAGCTGATCCGGATTGAGATGATACGAGGCAATTACGGCAGGGCGCTCGAGCACACGGAACGCCTGGTCGAGCTCGATCCCGCGGACGCCGCAGCGCGGCAGATGATGAGACGGATTCATCTCGAGGCCGATTCCTCCATTCGGACCGTGGCCGAGCGGCTCCCAAGGCCCGAGCCGCCGCGCGCGGCTCGGACCCGGGAGGAGAAGGCGGCGTCGCACTCCGTGCTCGGGCTGGCCCGGTGGGAGGATCTTGACTTCGCGGCAGCGGAACGGGAGATGCGGCGCGCGATCCGTCTCGACGAGCGGTTTGCGGAGCCGTACGTCGCGCTGGCGCAGATGGCCGAGTTCACCGGCAAGTACGATGCGGGGCTTGCCGCGCTGGGCGATCTGCATCGGGTGCTGATGCCCGAGCAGTGGGAAACGCTCGCGGGGCCGCTTGAACGCCGGCTCACGGCGCTCAAGGCGCTGAAGGAGGCAGGTGCCGAGCCTACCGCCGAGCAGCTCCAGCGCGTCGCGTCAACCTACGCCCACGGCAGCGGGCTCGACGAGGAACGCCTTCTCTACCTGCTTCGGGCAGTCGAGCAGGATCCCGGCAATGCGGATTTGCTCTGGGATGTCGCCCTCACCTACCAGGCGACCGCGCAATACGACCGGGCGATCGACAGCTTCCAGAAGGCCCTGGCCGCCATCGAGCAGGCCGGCGGGAAGCCGACGGTGCGCCAGCTCTCGTGGGTGGGCCTCACCTATGTGTCCGCGCGACGCTATGACGACGCCCTCGACTTCATGCTCAAAGCGAGCGCCGAATACCCGAACGACACCACCTTGCTGCTCAACATTGCCGGCTGCTATCGGATGACCCACGAGCTCGACAAGGCGATCGAGTACTATGAGAAGGCGCTCGCCATCGATCCCGCCAACGCCGACGCGAACCGTCTCCTCGATGAGACACGTGCGGAGATGACGACGTCTGCGGATGACGAAGCGCCGCCGCACGACACGGAGTAG